The following are encoded in a window of Anopheles stephensi strain Indian chromosome X, UCI_ANSTEP_V1.0, whole genome shotgun sequence genomic DNA:
- the LOC118510994 gene encoding uncharacterized protein LOC118510994 isoform X7: protein MEWSWLRDWWRMAKFRRADRTIPTVQRHRNRGSGGNANAAAFTDGALGGDADGQTEQQLPGDDGEPSVVRPVRFFVDRPDHANDDDDDEQSVVDEEEEVEEVDPDGELYSDTELDQQADSDPGALYDHLYCNCKKCLMMRGDLDPTDGLDSDDSSTSGKQVVVAVCAMSKKSQSKPMKEILTRLQEFEFIRMVVIGEEIILNEPVDRWPLCDCLISFHSKGFPLEKAIQYAQLRQPYVINNLHMQFDIQDRRRVYAILEKEGIEIPRYAVLDRDSPDPKQHELVESEDHVEVNGIVFNKPFVEKPVSAEDHNIYIYYPTSAGGGSQRLFRKIGSRSSVYSPESRVRKTGSFIYEDFMPTDGTDVKVYTVGPDYAHAEARKSPALDGKVERDSDGKEIRYPVILSNAEKLISRKVCLAFKQTVCGFDLLRANGKSFVCDVNGFSFVKNSNKYYDDCAKILGNMILRELAPQLHIPWSVPFQLDDPPIVPTTFGKMMELRCVTAVIRHGDRTPKQKMKVEVRHQKFFEIFEKYDGYRYGHIKLKRPKQLQEILDIARSLLAEIQTKAADSEIEEKQSKLEQLKSVLEMYGHFSGINRKVQMKYQPKGRPRGSSSDDGKHDCRSFVIVSDAPKEPSLVLILKWGGELTPAGRIQAEELGRIFRCMYPGGQSRQPGVGEGPGAQGLGLLRLHSTFRHDLKIYASDEGRVQMTAAAFAKGLLALEGELTPILVQMVKSANTNGLLDNDCDSSKYQNMAKSRLHELMQIDREFTAEDRAAINPGNAISINLAMNFVKNPVQCCAQVHSLIRSLMAVVAVKRDDPKTRDAVLYHGETWELMGRRWGKIEKDFCTKNKNYDISKIPDIYDCIKYDLQHNQHTLQFDLAEELYISAKYLADIVIPQEYGLTTHEKLTIGQGICTPLLKKIRADLQRNIEELGGEESVNRLNPRYSHGVSSPGRHVRTRLYFTSESHVHSLLTVLRHGGLLNVLTDEQWRRAMEYVSMVSELNYMSQIVIMLYEDPMKDPSSEERFHVELHFSPGVNCCVQKNLPPGPGFRPHSRNDSVTSKNASGDEDTTSRIEEENDTEEENSFSNNSSLHHTPSKTLSRNDTDIDNIAIGAASAVVKERRIRKNKSSSPIPIGSCHTVSGHEAMDLAKRLSEELAVQQQQQQQQQQHHQQHQQQQHHLTGSFGSGATKDIARPHSPDSEPRARSFEHQQQHHHHHHHHHSHQNHHQHGKLHHHHRSKGKAGNMGNARGAAERCKAKDMLEGTDLHYKDEQCDVCDSLAMVSHEVPCTRAGLTYSPLPLSSPQDPEESVQLASECVEVPQGNAGEDLLKLHLESNIAEKEEEHVRTTRPSLYIGPPESSYSCDSISEFTPNLDDQELYVSSFSESEDESEPSRYYSALGQHDCELDDSIAAIGQHYLRRSLSYTFSNDADRYNLPAVDSGGWPCGRKMSSSVESPSGGRNHRNMPLMTRSFDELLKDRCYGGHSNCCCRYCWMSPIDRYSLHTKDHDVADTELNARQSRSLSPPPPPCSSGRRLRSNAASHPATLQVPCSSNVIRHDVSDHGRLRIVRYPVRAMTRFASDPSLPLGFGWTEASVNAPDIANRFRSPPGTSLLADHLVAPEPSQQLVFVTLTTPPPDEYDSEPLLRQLFDTTVAAPSGITAMDIQPSFGSTHCRNLLGTDGSSVGGAGYSSLMMATSTTTTTTVSGTDDAAPTAASADHPIDDANNGTLTSTGSSTTTITGGGGCLYCCTTGGATTVPRMAPGPGALCHGSGSGSLSSCCCCCYTGCCCCSTPSSSSAGGLAGPGVGGGGSAGTPNATTVRRQRHSIAGQMSYFKMLGTFSKKMATSTNSLFSTAVISGSSSAPNLRDMIPSTASPSGFGGVPPIRPLETLHNALSLKQLDAFLERMTIGPLFKTPASSPPPKQLLLTGGTPSSATHPSVGTKSPQSSMVIGGEESFPEGSTVPLAQSTQSSATPPAGTIDERNSHRTAMRDFAPLTSVGPTTGGGGGYVGGGTNTAGLVGPGGGSNNGAGNIAGVQQSWSDHSSSMTSSISAMSSGGPSSPNYSEAYSRGCPSSDMSASITSSTDGSLAAIVGGEQVLVALPQLFSHHQQQQRMSPKQPPVAGGKSEEDDDPTVARAVMGDSSLDVTSSTTEPHIRRSSTMDVSGELTPVSGCSDWESNTNEATKGSTANYDLTTANTTEEDDEDATLSTDTCLSVGEQQQEQPLKSSWDSTGVGKGPSPAFRTAFPPTFGAESLDGGCKLDNRVRGSRIQRQISMYEKESRTDVKSLQEEKAYEWSGDGNKFEPSVGRQQHAQILRTLHMSFDELRKELPKPELRHTPSRASSNQPELKGGSHTRQQPDVPVVEMPHHTPGALVIREGYIEPPRLTRVTKSFHGKTDHQKLHLEQQQQQQQQECRRASDSPQSPAETTCHNRGNKNALRQQHSSAGTSSSQGRFTTSLVQESEHGGGNEGSSLAK from the exons ATGGAGTGGTCTTGGTTGCGTGACTGGTGGCGGATGGCCAAGTTCCGCCGTGCCGATCGAACAATCCCAACCGTCCAGCGTCACCGAAATCGTGGCAGCGGTGGTAATGCTAATGCTGCTGCCTTTACGGATGGCGCACTGGGCGGAGATGCTGACGGACAGACAGAACAGCAGTTACCGGGCGATGATGGTGAACCAAGTGTTGTTAGGCCCGTACGGTTTTTCGTCGATCGTCCGGATCACGcaaatgatgacgatgatgatgagcagtCGGTGgtggatgaggaggaggaagtgGAGGAAGTAGATCCGGACGGAGAACTGTACTCAGATACTGAGCTGGACCAGCAGGCGGATTCGGATCCGGGGGCGTTGTACGATCATCTCTACTGTAACTGTAAAAAATGCTTGATGATGAGA GGTGATCTTGATCCAACTGATGGGCTCGATTCGGACGACTCGTCCACGTCCGGCAAGCAGGTCGTGGTGGCGGTTTGCGCCATGTCGAAGAAATCCCAGTCGAAACCGATGAAGGAAATACTGACCCGGCTGCAGGAGTTCGAGTTCATCCGGATGGTGGTGATCGGCGAAGAGATCATACTGAACGAACCGGTCGACCGGTGGCCCCTGTGCGACTGTCTCATCTCCTTCCACTCGAAAGGATTCCCGCTCGAGAAGGCGATCCAGTACGCGCAGCTCCGCCAACCGTACGTTATCAACAATCTGCACATGCAGTTCGATATCCAG GATCGCCGACGAGTTTATGCGATCCTGGAAAAGGAGGGGATTGAAATACCACGGTACGCTGTGCTAGATCGTGACTCACCGGACCCGAAAC AGCACGAGCTGGTAGAATCAGAAGATCACGTAGAGGTGAACGGGATCGTGTTTAATAAACCCTTCGTGGAAAAACCAGTGTCCGCCGAGGATCACAACATCTACATCTACTACCCAACGTCCGCGGGCGGTGGCAGCCAACGGTTATTCCGCAAGATCGGTAGCCGCAGTAGCGTCTACTCGCCGGAATCACGGGTACGCAAGACGGGATCGTTCATCTACGAAGACTTTATGCCCACCGACGGTACGGACGTGAAGGTGTACACGGTCGGACCGGACTATGCGCACGCGGAAGCCCGCAAAAGTCCTGCCCTGGATGGGAAGGTTGAGCGGGACAGCGACGGTAAAGAGATACGCTACCCGGTGATCCTGAGCAATGCCGAGAAGCTAATTTCACGCAAAGTGTGCCTTGCCTTTAAGCAGACCGTGTGCGGTTTCGATCTGTTGCGCGCGAACGGCAAATCGTTCGTGTGTGACGTAAACGGGTTCAGCTTTGTGAAGAACTCGAACAAATACTATGACGACTGTGCAAAGATACTTGGCAACATGATACTGCGCGAGTTGGCACCCCAGCTGCACATACCGTGGTCGGTACCGTTTCAGCTGGACGATCCACCGATCGTGCCGACCACGTTCGGCAAGATGATGGAGCTGCGGTGCGTAACCGCCGTCATCCGGCACGGTGATCGGACGCCAAAGCAGAAGATGAAGGTGGAGGTGCGGCATCAGAAGTTTTTCGAAATTTTCGAAAAGTACGACGGGTACCGGTACGGGCACATTAAGCTGAAGCGCCCGAAGCAGCTGCAGGAGATACTGGACATTGCCCGGTCGCTGCTGGCGGAGATACAGACCAAGGCGGCCGACTCGGAGATCGAGGAAAAACAGAGCAAACTGGAGCAGTTGAAAAGTGTGCTGGAGAT GTACGGACATTTCTCCGGCATCAACCGTAAGGTGCAGATGAAGTATCAACCCAAGGGTCGACCGAGAGGATCAAGCTCAGACGATGGTAAACACGATTGCCGATCCTTTGTTATTGTGT CTGACGCACCGAAGGAACCCTCGCTGGTACTAATTCTCAAATGGGGCGGCGAGCTTACACCGGCGGGTCGCATTCAGGCCGAGGAATTGGGTCGTATTTTCCGCTGTATGTATCCCGGCGGACAGAGCCGTCAGCCAGGCGTCGGTGAAGGTCCCGGCGCCCAAGGGCTCGGTTTGCTACGCTTACACTCCACCTTTCGGCATGATCTCAAAATTTACGCCTCGGACGAAGGTCGGGTGCAGATGACAGCTGCCGCCTTTGCCAAAGGGCTGCTAGCGCTCGAGGGCGAACTGACCCCGATCCTGGTGCAGATGGTAAAGAGCGCCAACACGAACGGACTGCTCGACAACGATTGTGACTCGAGCAAGTACCAGAACATGGCCAAATCTCGCCTGCACGAGCTGATGCAGATCGATCGAGAATTTACGGCCGAGGACCGGGCAGCAATTAATCCTGGCAACGCGATCAGCATTAATCTGGCGATGAATTTTGTCAAGAATCCGGTGCAGTGTTGTGCGCAGGTACACTCGCTGATACGTTCGCTGATGGCGGTGGTAGCGGTCAAGCGCGACGATCCGAAAACGCGTGATGCCGTGCTGTACCACGGTGAAACGTGGGAGCTAATGGGACGGCGATGGGGCAAGATCGAGAAAGATTTCTGCACCAAGAACAAGAACTACGACATCTCGAAGATCCCGGACATTTACGACTGCATCAAGTACGATCTGCAGCACAACCAGCACACGCTACAGTTCGATCTGGCGGAGGAGCTGTACATATCGGCCAAATATCTGGCGGACATTGTCATCCCACAGGAGTACGGCTTAACGACGCACGAGAAGCTGACGATCGGGCAGGGTATCTGTACGCCGTTGCTGAAAAAAATCCGTGCCGATTTGCAGCGTAACATTGAAGAGCTGGGCGGTGAGGAGAGCGTGAACCGGCTTAATCCTCGGTACAGCCACGGCGTTTCGAGCCCGGGCCGGCACGTCCGGACGCGGCTGTACTTCACGAGCGAAAGCCACGTACACTCACTACTGACCGTGCTACGGCACGGCGGTCTGCTGAACGTGCTGACCGACGAGCAGTGGCGCCGGGCGATGGAGTACGTGTCGATGGTGTCGGAGCTGAACTACATGTCGCAGATCGTGATCATGCTGTACGAGGACCCGATGAAGGATCCCAGCTCCGAGGAACGGTTCCACGTCGAGCTACATTTCAGTCCCGGTGTGAACTGTTGCGTGCAGAAAAATCTTCCACCCGGCCCGGGCTTTCGGCCGCACAGCCGTAACGATTCCGTTACGTCGAAAAATGCG AGCGGTGATGAAGACACCACCTCACGCATCGAGGAAGAAAACGACACTGAGGAGGAAAACTCTTTCTCTAACAACTCTTCTCTGCATCATACACCGTCTAAGACACTGTCCCGCAATGACACC GACATTGACAACATTGCGATCGGTGCTGCATCCGCTGTAGTGAAGGAGCGTCGCAttagaaaaaacaaatcgtcCTCCCCGATACCGATCGGCTCATGCCACACCGTATCTGGGCACGAGGCGATGGATTTAGCGAAACGCTTAAGCGAGGAGCTCGCtgtacagcagcaacagcagcagcaacaacaacagcaccaccagcaacaccagcagcagcagcaccatctaACTGGTTCGTTTGGTTCCGGCGCGACGAAAGATATAGCCCGGCCGCACAGCCCGGATTCGGAACCGCGGGCCCGTTCCTTcgaacatcagcagcaacaccaccaccaccatcaccatcaccatagCCATCAGAACCATCACCAGCATGGCAaactgcatcatcatcaccgttcGAAAGGCAAAG CTGGGAACATGGGCAACGCTCGGGGAGCAGCAGAACGTTGCAAGGCGAAAGATATGCTGGAAGGGACAG ATCTTCATTATAAGGACGAACAGTGCGACGTTTGTGATTCACTCGCAATGGTGTCTCACGAAGTGCCGTGCACTAGAGCAGGTTTGACATACTCGCCGTTGCCGTTGTCATCACCACAAGATCCGGAAGAGAGTGTACAGTTGGCGTCCGAATGCGTTGAAGTTCCGCAAGGAAATGCCGGTGAGGACCTACTGAAGCTGCACCTTGAATCGAACATAGCCGAGAAAGAGGAGGAGCATGTGAGAACTACCCGGCCCAGTTTGTACATCGGTCCACCCGAGTCTTCCTACAGCTGTGACTCGATCAGCGAGTTCACACCCAATCTAGACGATCAGGAACTGTACGTATCATCTTTTTCCGAATCGGAGGACGAATCCGAACCGTCCCGGTACTACAGTGCCCTAGGGCAACATGACTGCGAACTAGACGACTCCATCGCCGCCATTGGTCAGCATTATCTGCGCCGTTCCCTATCATACACCTTCTCCAACGATGCGGATCGCTATAATCTGCCCGCAGTCGATAGTGGTGGATGGCcgtgtggaagaaaaatgtcgTCCTCGGTAGAATCGCCGTCTGGAGGAAGAAATCACCGTAACATGCCACTGATGACGCGCAGCTTCGATGAGCTGCTGAAGGACCGATGCTATGGCGGTCATAGTAACTGCTGCTGTCGCTATTGCTGGATGTCACCGATTGATAGATATTCGCTCCACACGAAGGACCATGATGTGGCGGATACCGAGCTCAACGCACGCCAAAGTCGTTCACTgagtcctcctcctcctccgtgtTCGAGTGGGAGGCGTTTGCGCAGTAACGCCGCGTCACACCCGGCAACACTACAGGTCCCGTGTAGCAGTAACGTTATACGGCACGATGTTAGTGATCATGGCCGGTTGCGGATTGTTCGTTATCCGGTACGTGCGATGACACGGTTCGCTAGCGATCCATCCCTACCATTGGGCTTCGGCTGGACCGAAGCATCGGTTAACGCACCGGACATAGCGAACCGCTTTAGATCTCCACCTGGGACATCATTGCTAGCGGATCACCTAGTAGCACCGGAACCGAGTCAGCAACTTGTGTTTGTAACACttaccacaccaccaccggatgAGTACGATAGTGAACCATTGCTGAGGCAGCTGTTTGATACTACTGTGGCGGCTCCTTCTGGTATAACGGCCATGGATATTCAGCCTTCATTCGGGTCGACCCATTGTCGTAATCTTCTCGGCACCG ACGGTAGCAGTGTTGGGGGTGCCGGTTACAGTTCGCTGATGATGGCTACCTCCaccacaacgacgacgacggtgtcCGGGACAGATGATGCAGCACcgacagcagcatcagcagaccACCCTATCGACGATGCAAACAATGGCACACTCACCAGCACAGGCAGCAGcactaccaccatcaccggtGGCGGCGGCTGCCTGTACTGCTGTACCACCGGTGGTGCGACCACCGTGCCAAGGATGGCGCCAGGACCGGGCGCACTCTGTCACGGGTCGGGGTCCGGTTCGCTgtcgtcctgctgctgctgttgctacaccggctgctgctgctgctcgacaccctcgtcgtcgtcggcgggAGGGCTCGCCGGGCCcggtgtcggtggtggtggttccgcGGGTACACCCAATGCTACGACGGTCCGACGCCAGCGGCACAGCATTGCCGGCCAGATGAGCTACTTTAAAATGTTAGGTACCTTCAGTAAAAAGATGGCGACCAGCACAAACAGTCTGTTCAGCACCGCCGTGATCAGTGGCAGCTCGTCCGCACCGAACTTGCGCGACATGATACCGAGCACCGCATCGCCGTCAG GATTCGGCGGTGTGCCACCTATACGTCCGCTGGAAACACTGCACAACGCGCTATCCCTAAAGCAGCTGGATGCTTTTCTGGAGCGCATGACGATTGGACCGCTGTTCAAAACTCCGGCCTcctcaccaccaccgaaacaACTGCTGCTGACGGGAGGGACACCATCGTCCGCCACCCATCCGTCCGTCGGTACGAAAAGTCCACAGTCGTCGATGGTGATCGGTGGAGAGGAAAGCTTCCCCGAAGGGTCCACCGTACCTTTGGCCCAATCAACACAATCGAGCGCTACCCCACCGGCAGGAACTATCGACGAACGGAACTCGCACCGTACTGCGATGCGTGACTTTGCACCCCTGACATCCGTTGGCCCAACAactggaggaggaggaggctaTGTTGGAGGTGGAACAAACACAGCCGGACTCGTTGGTCCTGGTGGCGGGTCCAACAATGGGGCCGGTAATATTGCCGGTGTCCAGCAGA GTTGGAGTGACCATTCGAGCAGCAtgaccagcagcatcagcgcGATGTCGAGCGGTGGTCCCAGCTCGCCGAACTACTCGGAAGCGTATTCGCGCGGCTGCCCGAGCAGTGACATGTCCGCCAGCATCACCAGCAGTACCGATGG CAGCCTGGCAGCAATCGTTGGCGGCGAACAGGTGCTAGTAGCATTACCACAGCTTTTCagccatcatcagcagcagcaacggatGTCACCGAAACAGCCACCGGTAGCCGGCGGTAAGTCCGAGGAGGATGACGATCCAACCGTTGCCCGTGCGGTGATGGGTGATAGTTCGTTGGATGTTACGTCCAGCACGACCGAACCGCACATACGGCGCAGTTCTACGATGGATGTTAGTGGCGAGTTAACGCCTGTAAGCGGATGTTCCGATTGGGAAAGCAACACGAACGAAGCAACCAAAGGATCGACGGCTAATTACGATCTG ACGACCGCCAACACAACCGAGGAAGACGATGAAGATGCAACGCTCTCCACCGACACCTGCCTGAGTGTgggtgagcagcagcaggaacagccTTTAAAATCGAGCTGGGATTCAACCGGTGTGGGCAAGGGACCGTCACCGGCGTTTCGAACCGCATTCCCTCCAACGTTCGGTGCGGAGTCGCTCGACGGCGGCTGTAAGCTTGATAACCGCGTACGTGGTAGCCGCATCCAGCGACAGATCAGTATGTACGAAAAGGAGAGCCGTACGGACGTGAAAAGCCTACAGGAGGAGAAAGCGTACGAGTGGTCCGGCGATGGGAACAAGTTTGAGCCGAGCGTCGGTCGCCAGCAGCACGCCCAAATACTCCGAACACTGCACATGTCCTTCGACGAACTGCGGAAGGAGCTACCGAAACCCGAGCTGCGTCACACACCTTCCCGGGCCAGCAGCAACCAGCCGGAGTTGAAAGGTGGTTCGCACACGAGACAGCAGCCAGATGTGCCGGTGGTGGAGAtgccacaccacacaccggGCGCGTTAGTTATCCGCGAAGGGTACATCGAACCACCGCGGTTAACGCGCGTCACCAAAAGCTTCCACGGGAAAACCGACCACCAGAAGCTTCatctcgagcagcagcagcagcagcagcagcaggaatgcCGGCGTGCTAGCGACAGTCCCCAGTCACCGGCCGAAACGACATGCCACAATCGGGGCAACAAAAATGCGTTACGTCAGCAGCATTCGAGTGCCGGCACCAGTAGCAGCCAGGGACGCTTTACGACGTCGCTGGTGCAGGAATCGGAACACGGCGGTGGTAATGAGGGTTCATCACTGGCAAAGTAA